The genomic DNA AGCGACACCAGGTCCAGCCGGCCGGAGAGGGACGCGAAGAGCGGAATCGCCAGGATGAGTTGCGCCAACTGGGTGCACTGGCGCGGCGACAGCTCATTCGTGCCGTTCGAGCGCCCCTCGACCGGCCTTCCGAGCATCCCCGCGAGCGGGCGCCACTCGCGGGCGACGGCGCCCAGGGGGAACATCCAGGAGAGCTGCTCACGCCCGGGCCCGTACACCGCGACGAGCAGCCCCACGACGCTGCGCAGCCGCGGGTCCCACACCCCCGCGCCGCTGAAGCCCTGCTGTACGGGGACACCGCCCCCGCCCGCGCCGTCGAGCTGCCGCCAGGCGTGGTTCGGCCCACCGGCGCCGGAGACCCGGACGTCGCGCCACACCCCGTCCGCCAGACCCGGGTTGGGATACCCGTAGACGCTGACGACCCCCGGCTCCGCCCCCTCCCCGCCGCCAGCGCCGCCGGCCGGGCCGCGGGCGGCGGCTCGCCGGACTCCAGCGTGAGCACGGCGATGTCGCCGGAGCGCGGCGCGGGAGGGAACCAGCCGCCGGGCACCACCCGGGCGGGCCGCGGCTTGAGGTCACCGACGGCGGAGAAGTCGACGTCGACGGGACGGTCGGGCACGGAGGGGTCAGCCTCGGACCGCCCGAGGGCGCTGTCGACGACGTGGGCACAGGTCAGGATCAGCCCACCGGGAAGCAGCACCCCGGCGCCGCACACGACGTCGCGACCAGGGATGCATAACCTGACCCGCCACTCGCCCGACACCTTTCGCCCCCTCTGCGCCACGTGCACG from Streptomyces sp. CMB-StM0423 includes the following:
- a CDS encoding effector-associated domain 2-containing protein, with the protein product MWRDVRVSGAGGPNHAWRQLDGAGGGGVPVQQGFSGAGVWDPRLRSVVGLLVAVYGPGREQLSWMFPLGAVAREWRPLAGMLGRPVEGRSNGTNELSPRQCTQLAQLILAIPLFASLSGRLDLVSLLRPEIRLLIAERSEPMPHVYQIVRTSTDYDGGVDELVRAIEDLVGRSAAARSVADAVRRFTDEAPA